CACAAACCGCATGCAGCTCTAAATTCGAATTCAAGGCACTCCAGCCATAAAGTTCCGCATTCCATGACTGCACTGCAGCCAACACCCATTCCGCTTCTGTCGGCAAACGGAATCCTTCTACATCCATACGAACAACCAGTCCTTCCAGATTCTTGCAATATTCATTTCCGTCCAATTGCTGCCGCTGGTAAGAATAGACCGTATCATAACCATGGGCCTTGCTGTATGCATTCGCAAAAAGAACAGCATCGTAATACGATATATTTGTGGCGGGCAAATCGCCTTGCGCACACTCCAAACTATAATACTTCCCCTCATTTTCCAAGGTCTGCTCAAACTCGTCGCAGGTCACTTCGTGAATCCCGAGCGAATACTCGTAATTCAGATTCACGCGCATTTTGCCGTCACCCAACAAGACAGACGCCCCATTCGGCGAGACACGCATCATTCCCTCCCTAAGGGAATCTACCGTTATCACAGGAACTTTAACCGAATCAACTGCCGGGGCATCCGCATCGGCCACCGAACCATCTTGCTCTTCATAATGCGAATTCGAACACGCACCGAAAAAGGCCATGGCAAGCACGGCGCAATTCAGGGTCAATAGAGTCTGCCAAGTCTTCACGATTTCTAAAATAGAAAAAGAACGCCCCAGCAAGAGACGTTCTTTTTTCAAATGATTTCTGCGCGACAACAGCGAAGGTTACGGCACTTCAACACTGTCGAGGATCTTCTGCACGACGGTTTCGGCAGAAACTTCTTCCGCTTCGGCCTCGTAGCTCAGGATAATGCGGTGGCGGAGCACTTCCATGGCGACAGCCTTCACGTCTTCGGGCGTCACGTAGGCGCGGCCTTGAATGAATGCATGAGCCTTCGAAGCCTGGGCAAGACCGATAGAAGCACGCGGCGAGGCGCCCACTTCCACAAAGCCCACCAGGTCGCTACGCTTGATGCTGCCCGGATCGCGGGTCGCAAGCACCAAATTCACGATGTATTCGCGCACGCGTTCGTCCACATACACCTGCTTCACCAGCTGGCGGGCGGCCAGAATATCTTCCTTCGTGGCGACGGCCTGCGGCTGGCGCAGCCCCGCACCGGCGACGGCGTCGAGAATCTTCATTTCGTCGGCCTTGTTCGGGTAAGAGACCTTCACCTTCAGCAAGAAACGGTCCACCTGAGCTTCGGGCAGCGGATACGTACCTTCCTGCTCAATGGGGTTCTGGGTGGCCAGCACCAGGAACGGTTCGTCGAGCATGAACGTCTCGTCGCCGATGGTGATGTGGCGTTCCTGCATCGCTTCGAGCAAAGCACTCTGCACCTTCGACG
This uncultured Fibrobacter sp. DNA region includes the following protein-coding sequences:
- a CDS encoding MoxR family ATPase; this encodes MDIQELSEKVRQQSAFCMNLLREVEGTVIGQKALVESILTGILADGHVLLEGLPGLAKTTAVKAFADAVSLDFKRIQFTPDLLPADLLGTTIYNAKEAKFETRKGPLFTNLVLADEINRAPSKVQSALLEAMQERHITIGDETFMLDEPFLVLATQNPIEQEGTYPLPEAQVDRFLLKVKVSYPNKADEMKILDAVAGAGLRQPQAVATKEDILAARQLVKQVYVDERVREYIVNLVLATRDPGSIKRSDLVGFVEVGASPRASIGLAQASKAHAFIQGRAYVTPEDVKAVAMEVLRHRIILSYEAEAEEVSAETVVQKILDSVEVP